A stretch of DNA from Brachyspira pilosicoli:
AGCTGGCACTCCTAATACTGTGGGTATCATAGGGCTTTTAGCAGCATTAAAAAACAGGCCTGTTTGGAATATAACAATAAACGACATGATAGACACTATAAAAAAAATAGAAAGCTCAAATAAATATAAAGTAATTTGGTCTAGAGATAAATCTTCACAGGGTTTTTTATTTTCTATAGAGTGTGATTCTAACATGGCTGAAATTGCTCATAGGTTATATGATGATTATAATATAGAATGCAGATATGGTTTTCATTGTGCAATTTTAGCTCATAATTTTTACAACAATAATAATGGTGCTATAAGATTTTCTTTTTCACCATATACTACAAAAGAAGATTTAGAATATTTAGCTGATGTACTTATAAACAAATTATAGGATTTTTAATATATGACTAAAAGTTTTTGTTATTTAAAAACACCAAGAGATTTAATAAAGGCAGAGAAAATATTAGCAGATGCTGGTATTGAGGTAATTGTGCGTCCTGCTCCAGAGCCAATATTTGGTGTTTGCAATATGGCTATAGATATAAAAGATAATGATAAAGTATATATAGTATCTTTACTTGAGGCTGCTGGTTTAGT
This window harbors:
- a CDS encoding putative Se/S carrier-like protein, with product MTKSFCYLKTPRDLIKAEKILADAGIEVIVRPAPEPIFGVCNMAIDIKDNDKVYIVSLLEAAGLVVLIKESE